The Vitis riparia cultivar Riparia Gloire de Montpellier isolate 1030 unplaced genomic scaffold, EGFV_Vit.rip_1.0 scaffold623_pilon_pilon, whole genome shotgun sequence genome includes the window CATTGTTTTATCAGAAAATTATGCATCTTCTAGATGGTGTTTAGAGGAGCTGGTGAAGATAATACAGTGCATGAAAAACAGCGGACACAGGGTTCTCCCAATTTTCTACAACGTCGATCCCTCGGATGTGAGAAATCACATGGGAAAATTTGGAGAAGCCTTGGCTAAACATGAAGAGAATTCCAAGGAGGTTATGGAGAGGGTGCAGATTTGGAAGGATGCTCTCACTCAAGTCACCAATTTCTCTGGTTGGGATTCAAGGAATAAGTAATTATTTAAAGCTTTTTTTCActcttacttttattttttatttttaatattgccATTTTAAATGCTCTTGCTAATTCAACTATTAGTTATTACAACACAAAGGGTATGATAATATATACCATGTTAACATTATCTTATTAAAGGACCGGgttcataggatttagaaatattttactggactttttttaaattagatataAGATACCAACTATATCTTGACACATATTCTcatattctctttatttttattatctttttgtAGATAGCTGGACTTATTATGTGTTTATGCTTTAAATATGACAGGAATGAGTCTCTATTGATCAAGCAAATTGtcaaagatattttgaataaattgttaTCTACATCCGGTAGTGATACTGAGAATCTAGTTGGAATAGATGCTCGCATACAAGAAATGGAAACCTTATTATGTTTGGCGTCAGATGATGTTCGAATGGTAGGAATATGGGGCATGGGTGGAATAGGGAAAACAACCCTTGTCAGAGCTGTTTATAGTCGAATCTCCTATCAATTTGAAGGTTGCTCCTTTCTTGAAAATGTTGCAGAGGATTTAAAAAAGAAGGGCTTAATTGGGTTGCAAGAGAAACTTCTTTCTCATCTATTAGAGGAAGAAAATCTAAATATGAAAGAACTCACATCTATAAAGGCAAGGCTCTACTCAAAAAAGGTCCTTATTATTCTCGATAACGTGAATGATCCAACAATATTGGAATGCTTAATTGGAAATCGGGATTGGTTTGATCGAGGAAGTAGAATTATTATAACGACTAGGGATAAACGTTTATTACTTTCACATAAAGTCAATCTTTATAAGGTTCATAAATTCAATGATGATGAAGCTCTTGAGTTCCTTGCACGTTATTCACTAAAACAAGAACTCCTTCGAGAAGATTTCCTAGAGATTTCAAGAGCTGTAATATGTTATGCTCAAGGCCTTCCATTGGCTCTTACGGTTTTgggttcttttttatttagcatGAGCAAAGAAGAATGGAGAGATCAATTAGACAAATTAAAAAGTATTCCTAATATGAAAATTCATGAAGTTCTTAAAATAAGTTATGATGGGCTAGATTTTGAGGAGAAGaatatatttttggatattgcATGTTTCCTTAAAGGAGAGGATAAAAATTACGTTAAGGAAATACTAGACTATTGTGGCTTCTTCTCAGTTAGTGGTATACGAGCTCTCGCTGATAAGTCACTCATAAGTTTTTTTCACAATAGGATAATGATGCATGACTTAATACAAGAAATGGGTATGGAAATTGTTCGCCAAGAATCTCATAATCCCGGCCAGCGTAGTAGATTGTGGCTCCATAAAGATATCAAcgatgcattgaaaaaaaacACGGTAAgagcaaaaaaatgaaatttattttatgcaaCACAAGttaagatttgaaattattttggcTTAAGTAGTCATATGCTAATAAAATGGTAGTAGACATATATTTATTCACTATGCATGCTTTTAACTTAGTCTCCTTCTTTGTATgcaggaaaatgaaaaaattgaaggcATATTCCTCGACTTGTCTCATTCACAAGAGATAATAGACTCCAGTACTCAAGCCTTCCCAAGGATGTATAAACTAAGATTGCTCAAAGTCTATGAATctaacaaaatttcaagaaactTTGGAGATACCTTAAATAAGGAGAATTGTAAAGTGCATTTTTCTCCAAACTTAAGATTTTGTTACGACGAATTGAGGTACTTATATTTGTATGGATACTCTTTGAAATCATTGGACAATGATTTCAATGCAAAGAATCTTGTTCACCTCAGCATGCATTACAGTCACATTAAACGACTTTGGAAAGGAATCAAGGTATGATTATGatgtattgatattattttctttaaaaagtgTTTAATGTGCATGAAAGCTAATTTTTAAGTCAACTTTCTTTCATGGTAGGTTCTTGAAAAGTTAAAAGTCATGGATCTCAGTCACTCCAAGTCCTTAATAGAAACCCCAGATTTCTCAAGAGTCCCCAACCTTGAACGATTGGTTCTCGAAGGTTGTATATCTTTGCATAAGGTACATCCGTCTCTTGGAGTTTTGAATAAACTCAATTTCTTGAGTTTGAAAAATTGTGAAAAGCTCAAAAGTCTTCCAAGCAGCATGTGTGATTTGAAATCCCTCGAAACATTTATTCTTTCTGGTTGTTCGAGACTCGATGATTTTCCTGAGAACTTTGGGAACTTAGAAATGTTAAAGGAACTTCACGCAGATGGTATTCCTGTAAGAGTACTACCCTCCTCTTTTTCGCTCTTGAGAAACCTTGAAATATTATCCTTTAAGGGATGTAGAGGACCCCCATCTACCTCATGGTTGTTGCCAAGAAGAAGTTCAAGTTCTACTGGTTCCATATTGCATCATTTGTCAGGTTTATATTCTTTAACAAGGCTAAACCTAGGTTATTGTAATTTATCAGATGAAACAAACCTTAGTAGTCTTTGCCTCTTATCTTCATTGGAAGTGTTAGATCTATCTGGGAACAACTTTGTTACTTTGCCAAACATCAGGGACTTTCTAGCCTAGAAGGTCTGTTGTTGGAGAAGTGTAAAAGACTGCAAATACTGCCAGAACTTCCATCAAGCATATATAGTTTAATTGCGCAAGATTGCATATCATTGGAAAATGCCTCAAATCAAGTACTCAAGTCACTCTTTCCAACTACAAAGTCCCCGAAGAAAACTTTCAAGGTGGGTTCTATTTGTATACgatgtatcataattttaattatatatgcatatatataattatttcgaTTCTATCTCTCTAACATCCTAATAATTTTGATTCTACAGCGTAATTCGGGTGCACACTTGATATATGTGATGGTTTATGGAGTAGAATACCAGATTGGATAAGGTATCAGAGCTCAGGGTGTGAAGTAGAAGCAGATCTACCTCCAAATTGGTATAATTCCAACTTGCTGGGTCTTGCTTTGAGCTTTGTCACTTATGTTTTCGCATCTAATGTGATTATTCCAGTATCGTATACCTTGCGCTATTCAACATCCAGTTACATTACTAACCGCATTAGTATCAGATGTGATAAGGAAGGTGTAGGGTTAGATCACGTGTGGCTACTTTATATAAAACTCCCCCTCTTCAGCAATTGGCGTAATGGAACTCCCATAAATTGACATGAAGTGACTCACATCAGTGTATCATTTGGGACTCAGGTCATGGGGTGGTATCCTCCGATCAAGAGGTGTGGGTTTGATCTAGTGTACAGTAATGATCAAGACGTGAATCCCCCAGTGATCCAATTCAGCTCTATCTCCTCTCCTCCTCTTCCGAACAAGTCAATAGTAGTCCTTAAAGAAATCCATGAGGAGGAACCCAGTGGAAGTGGGTTGTCGAATGTTGATGGCTCAGAATCAGACAGCTCTGATTACCAAACCGCTGATGAGGAAGAACCCACTACTGCAAAAGAAACTGACCGCTCAGAGGATCACTCTGAATCAGAGATGCGGCCGCAGAAACGTTTGAAATCCAAGCATTATGAGGGCATCCCTTGATGATCGGAGGAACAGACCTAAAAATCTTCCCATAACATCATCTCTTGGTAATGGTAGGTTgtgtatttcttttctttctgcctttctttcttaatctgattttcaatattttagcTTGGGTAGATGTCTTAAGATCATTTAGAACTGTTTAAAGCGGGAACTAAAAAATCCCATAACACTGTTTGAAATTAGAGTACTCTCACATATCGTCAATTTCATGCTTAATCATCCCGGGATACACATGGTTGCATATCATTAGAATCATTTGTATTAATAATGCATTCTCAGTTTACTAATTGTGGCAACTAAACACAGTCCCCAAATCTCTCTCGGGGTTTATCATCTTCAATAGATACGCATTGTTTTTGCAGTGGTAATGTATTTTGTGAATTGCAGTCGAATGATCTCCATTCCTGTGAGCATTGCAATTAACTAGGGAGATTATTTTAGTGGAGGTGATGCTATAGCACCAGTGAAGGAGCAGAAGCagaagcaaaggagagaagatCTTGTAACGGAACACAATCTTCCATAAACTAACTATTTTGGGattgtttttcatttctagAAATGGAATGACTATGTAAATTAAAGGATTACTGGATTCTTCAATTCAAAGAGTTATCACAAATTTGAGTCACTACTCACCTACATTTGATTTCATTCCTTCTACTATCTCCACCTTGCTTCTTAATTCTTATAATGATAAATgtgttatataaaattttgattatatttcatttaaccATTTTTGCTTTAGGGTCACATCTCTTAGTCGTATAGATATTGTTTACTTTAATCCAAAGGACTCCCACGATTTTAAAACGCACCTATAAGGTTAAAAGGAATCCATGCATATATGGATATATCACATCCAATATGGTGAAAAAGCTTTTATGTATGAACTCCTCTTAAccttacaaaatttattttaaagttgtgaaagTCCTTTGGCTCAAGAgcaaaaaatatctatataattagAAGTGAGTCACTATAGATGATATCAAAGTCAATCCTCAACTCCAATGCAGGCTTCTAATTGACCCCGCCATCCTCTAGAACACAATAAGTATGTTGTGTTTGAATGGAGAgtgattatgatatattatatcatataagagaaaaaacttatggtatcatatatatatatgtgtgaaCTTTTCTTAACCTTATAACATGTTTTAAATTCATGAAGGTCTTTTATCTTGAAGGagataatatctacataattGGAAGTGGTTTCTACAAAGGACAAcctaaaatcaaacaaaattttacaaatttcattttttaaaaacatatttcattttttcttaatcaaatacattttcaagaaaagaaaaataggaaattaaaactagttttagaaaataaaaattagaaaatatttctcaaaCCAAATGCAACTTATCTCAAAGTTCTTTTGTaagaataaatcaaatttttattatttaaactcaTCTCATTTTAATAGGTATACCTTTGACCCCCAAAAAGATTTCCTTTAGAGACCCTCTTTTGACAACCCATTCTCACTCCACTCGCTACTCACTCTCACTTACTTCTACCCAAGGatgaggatgaaaatatcaattttgatgGATACATCGATAACTTGACTTTACAAATATATCaagaaatattataaagtatcgatgaatatttttatacaaaatatcgatagacatgaaaattaatcaaaactcataaaatttttttaaaaaaattctaaaattgatataataagtcataataaacattttaaaattgttttattaaaaaaataatatacgtATGATatacatatttgataataatatcacgtgcattaattaaaaatatgaattttataagtgtatatttattgTTAAGTCACATTaaatattattcgataataatattatgatatttgattataatatttctaattttaaaatttatttaataataaagttataattcatttaatttaattttttaatagtataaaataaatgatgatatatgaataattttttaatatttaattaatatattaaagaattttatatttttatatttttagtaaccaattaaatgaaatttatttatttaattataaaataattataattaatttgtttattaaaatattttttaaatatttttttatgataacttttaatatatatatttggtgaaTATAACATGTTGACCTAGTGGTTGTTCAAGGTTCATTTTCAACCTTTTGTCTGGGttaggtatttttttaattttgctcCCACCTATACTTATCCCTTACCTCTTACTCTCTTACGCCATCCCTTCCCATGAAACCCTCTATTTTGCGCCCACCTATACCTAtcctttccttctctctctcatGGGCATATCCTTTGCATGATACACATTTTAATcaacaaattataattaatttgttcactaaaatatttctttaggttgtatttggttccaaaaattactaagaaaacaaaagaaaaatataaagaaatattattttttcatatttggttgtcgtatgaaaaatatataaaaaatcaaatataattaaaattaagtaaaattttttgtatgtttaaattatttaatttttatatcgatgagttaaaataaataaaatgagtttaaagtaacaaataaaaataaattttcaaattttaatctatttttttatctttttttattttttatcttttactttttctttctattttcttcctcCCATATTTTCCCCTAGTTTTCCAccttaaaattgtatttttgtgATAACTTTCGAATATATTTGACATAGTGGTTGCCTAGGGTTCATTCTGAACCATTTGTTTGGATTTCGaatatatttgacaattttttaaatCCTTCCTCCCACCTATACCTATCCTTTccctctctctcacacacacacagcCATCCCCTTCGGGCCATTCCCATgaaacccatttttttctctcttttctcatCCCTCTCACAagttgattactacccaaaaagtgctattttgcgcctttaattcattaagttttaagcacttttgtgtagtagttctccatttttattccaattggcatgttaaggacctagcaatgacttctaatcatatttgtggctagttttagtgttttggcagctttttggatcattaagacaagccaagtaaaggagagaagcaaagaggaaaacagagtgaagagaaCAAAAGACAGCAGttgcagtcttcctttgcacttttggagaacttcccgaagtctattttctacatgctatataccatttcaaagcccaggaagtcaagaatccaacgcttcaaaccatgtacgatttggagctgaaatgaggaagatatggcattcggaagacaactgcaccaagcatGTGCGAATTTGGCACAACAGCCcaagcttgtgcgaaattcgcacaacaccttccccttgtgcgaaattcacaCAACACCTTCTCCTTGTGTGAAattcgcaccagcccatgcgtCTTTGGTGCAAAATCTCCTCTATTTTttcgactccacatgagatcttttcttatgtattttttatgtaaattcctttcttatccctgtaattagccaatcacaggctttgctttgtaaagactataagaggggtggaaatcatctctcgaccatatgttatattttacacttagtgaaatacaggctctctttgctttccttttctctctactattttctttttcttggaagccaaacaacctctgaggatgttttcccataggatgagaggctaaacttttggtttcttggagtgaaggaagctaggtgaaaagtccagatgctaaagtggaaaactctcgtgcattaaatacaggtagttggagttcataaatgacttttaaatctaaagttttgctttaaatcccttagaatcactttgaatggccaatacatggtaatcttcaggtctctgtggatacttattgctagatccacatcagtccattagttatcatgtacgagccattggaaagtggctcaaggtgaagacccacagTGTCTAAatccattaatggaacttgactaccatttctattgattttttatggattaaatcttcattgttaaacctataccggttcgggaaacaaccatcctttatgttgttgtccccaatacgagaagaaaaatccggaatttcctactttgcattctgaacttgatcctagcaacccttagctccgggagactttctttcttccatttttatttagttctatattagtttagtttcaagcaccactttcaaaacaaattttcttttcttttaaactttaagtttttgacaaaggaaatcatcagactcaatttctaatcttgagtatatcactggtagaatgaaaacccatcccagagttcgaccctagagctgctatactatagtagctttgctacgctagtatgaggtcataggatttataaatattttttattaaaacacccgactgggcacgaatcacAAGTCACAAccactttttttcttcctttcttctcatcatttcatattcttttttttttctctctctttcttttttccatagCCATTTTCATCTGCCCATCACCGACGCCACCATCCATTGTCCGCCGTGACGTGCCACTACCGACACTGGTGTCACTCTCCCATGACTTCCTCCTCTCTCATCTCAtcatttctctcttctttcccTCTAAAATACCAAGAGCATGGCATGGAGGGAAAATGGGAAGTTCGGGTGAGCTAAACACCAAGGCAACTTGTACAATCATTGCTATGGCtactttcattttgttttcaagacATGCATGGGTATACTCTTTGATCTCTACACAGTAGATGTTAGTAATTtgtgggttttgttttttttgtttttttttttttttcatttgatgttttgtttattg containing:
- the LOC117910147 gene encoding disease resistance protein RPV1-like codes for the protein MAAAAAASSSPSQGRYDVFLSFRGEDTRNNFTAHLCEELRTKGINTFIDEEKLERGQAVSAALVSAIENSMFSIIVLSENYASSRWCLEELVKIIQCMKNSGHRVLPIFYNVDPSDVRNHMGKFGEALAKHEENSKEVMERVQIWKDALTQVTNFSGWDSRNKNESLLIKQIVKDILNKLLSTSGSDTENLVGIDARIQEMETLLCLASDDVRMVGIWGMGGIGKTTLVRAVYSRISYQFEGCSFLENVAEDLKKKGLIGLQEKLLSHLLEEENLNMKELTSIKARLYSKKVLIILDNVNDPTILECLIGNRDWFDRGSRIIITTRDKRLLLSHKVNLYKVHKFNDDEALEFLARYSLKQELLREDFLEISRAVICYAQGLPLALTVLGSFLFSMSKEEWRDQLDKLKSIPNMKIHEVLKISYDGLDFEEKNIFLDIACFLKGEDKNYVKEILDYCGFFSVSGIRALADKSLISFFHNRIMMHDLIQEMGMEIVRQESHNPGQRSRLWLHKDINDALKKNTENEKIEGIFLDLSHSQEIIDSSTQAFPRMYKLRLLKVYESNKISRNFGDTLNKENCKVHFSPNLRFCYDELRYLYLYGYSLKSLDNDFNAKNLVHLSMHYSHIKRLWKGIKVLEKLKVMDLSHSKSLIETPDFSRVPNLERLVLEGCISLHKVHPSLGVLNKLNFLSLKNCEKLKSLPSSMCDLKSLETFILSGCSRLDDFPENFGNLEMLKELHADGIPVRVLPSSFSLLRNLEILSFKGCRGPPSTSWLLPRRSSSSTGSILHHLSGLYSLTRLNLGYCNLSDETNLSSLCLLSSLEVLDLSGNNFVTLPNIRDFLA